A window of the Acidovorax sp. YS12 genome harbors these coding sequences:
- the gspD gene encoding type II secretion system secretin GspD, giving the protein MTSSKHVFSLAVFAACQLAVAQTPAPVPAPAPAKAPASQSQGAEDAGKSVDSAGFEPRYIRGDDRVIAPSKAVSALSGPPISLNFEEAPVAEVVRTILGDLLRVDYVLYQPINGTVTLSTRAPVSPDQAVYLLEGALFANGLALTRDARGSYHVGRPEALKGVTGGVRQASGTSLPPGSGAIVVPLQYIGAAEMAAILRPMLPADSLVRVDNVRNLLILAGSRAQAEGWLDLVNTFDVNLLKGMSVGVFPLKHVSVQEVEAALQLMAGGAVSPAGGSTAARASAAPGTTAVGSASGSAAAAARTTAAMGEGNPLFGALRVMPIERLNSILVVTPRAAYLDEVRRWIERFDRPSDNSGEPQLNIYRVQNGNARHLASVLQGIFGGASSGAVSGTTGVAPGLATASGTTGGFGTGGLGSQTNNRLGGLQSGGQGGLGGGGLMGGLNRNVQNPTAQQPVSATIGNIRVMSDDLNNTVLVWGTRSEFAKIEATLKRLDLPPTQVLIEASIIEVTLTDDLRYGLQWAFNDSRTTTGYTGAGQLSSSTDSKSQFAIPTSGFSYTLRNGAGAVRAVLSALSSKTNVKVVASPSLMVLDNHQAAIAVGSQVPVQTATITSLNQENPYNNSTSTYQWKDTGVNLVVTPSVNSGNLVSMQIDQSVTDVGAADDVTKQRAFLQRQLSSKVAVRSGESIVMGGLIQERSSTGKSGIPILHTLPVVGALFGSTTNDGGRTELLVVITPRVVRSDIDVREVSEDLRERMKGLVPAMTNMDTLKTAPAPAPALAPTIPSSP; this is encoded by the coding sequence ATGACATCCAGCAAGCACGTTTTTTCTCTGGCCGTATTCGCAGCCTGCCAGCTTGCCGTGGCACAGACACCCGCACCTGTACCTGCGCCCGCGCCCGCGAAAGCTCCGGCATCGCAGAGCCAAGGGGCCGAGGATGCAGGCAAATCGGTGGACTCCGCAGGTTTCGAGCCGCGTTATATCCGTGGCGATGACCGCGTCATCGCGCCTTCCAAGGCGGTCAGCGCTCTGTCTGGCCCCCCTATCAGTCTGAACTTCGAGGAGGCGCCGGTCGCCGAAGTGGTGCGAACCATTCTGGGTGATCTGCTGCGTGTGGACTACGTGCTTTACCAGCCCATCAATGGCACGGTGACATTGTCCACGCGCGCACCAGTGAGTCCGGACCAGGCGGTTTACCTGCTGGAGGGGGCGTTGTTTGCCAATGGGCTGGCACTCACCCGTGACGCGCGCGGAAGCTACCACGTGGGCCGCCCCGAGGCATTGAAGGGCGTCACCGGCGGGGTGCGCCAGGCGAGCGGGACTTCGCTGCCCCCAGGCTCTGGCGCCATCGTGGTGCCGCTCCAATACATTGGGGCTGCCGAAATGGCCGCCATACTGCGCCCCATGCTGCCTGCGGACAGCCTTGTGCGCGTGGACAACGTGCGCAATCTGCTGATCCTTGCCGGATCGCGCGCGCAAGCCGAGGGCTGGCTTGATCTTGTCAACACGTTCGACGTCAATTTGCTCAAGGGCATGTCGGTGGGGGTGTTCCCCCTGAAGCATGTCTCTGTGCAGGAAGTCGAAGCGGCACTGCAATTGATGGCCGGAGGCGCTGTTTCTCCAGCAGGGGGAAGCACGGCGGCCAGGGCATCCGCTGCGCCTGGCACAACTGCAGTGGGATCCGCGAGTGGCAGTGCGGCCGCAGCAGCGCGAACGACAGCAGCCATGGGCGAGGGCAATCCTTTGTTTGGCGCATTGCGTGTCATGCCTATTGAACGCCTCAACAGCATTCTGGTGGTAACGCCAAGGGCTGCATATCTTGACGAGGTACGGCGCTGGATTGAGCGCTTTGACCGTCCCAGCGACAACAGCGGCGAGCCGCAGTTGAATATCTACCGTGTCCAGAACGGCAATGCCAGACACCTGGCCAGCGTGCTGCAGGGGATTTTCGGCGGCGCATCTTCCGGGGCGGTTTCGGGAACCACCGGTGTTGCGCCCGGCTTGGCAACGGCCAGTGGGACAACGGGCGGGTTTGGCACAGGGGGGCTGGGCAGCCAGACTAATAACCGTCTCGGGGGTCTCCAATCTGGTGGCCAAGGCGGACTGGGCGGGGGCGGACTCATGGGAGGGCTCAATCGAAACGTGCAAAACCCGACTGCGCAACAGCCCGTTAGTGCCACGATCGGCAATATCCGGGTCATGTCGGATGACCTGAACAACACGGTGCTGGTCTGGGGCACTCGCTCTGAATTTGCCAAGATCGAGGCGACCTTGAAGCGCCTTGATTTGCCGCCCACGCAGGTTCTCATTGAGGCCAGCATCATCGAAGTAACGCTGACAGACGATTTGCGGTATGGCCTGCAATGGGCTTTCAATGACAGCCGTACTACGACTGGATATACAGGGGCTGGTCAGTTGAGTAGCTCTACGGATTCGAAAAGCCAGTTCGCCATCCCCACGAGTGGTTTCTCTTACACATTGCGCAACGGCGCAGGTGCCGTGCGTGCTGTCTTGAGCGCCTTGTCTTCCAAGACGAATGTCAAGGTGGTCGCCAGCCCTTCGTTGATGGTGCTGGACAACCATCAGGCGGCCATTGCGGTCGGTAGCCAGGTTCCGGTGCAGACGGCAACGATCACGTCCCTCAATCAAGAGAATCCCTACAACAACTCCACCTCCACCTACCAGTGGAAGGACACGGGGGTCAATCTGGTCGTTACACCCTCTGTGAACTCGGGCAATCTCGTCAGCATGCAGATTGACCAGTCCGTGACGGATGTCGGCGCAGCCGATGACGTGACGAAACAGCGCGCGTTCCTGCAACGCCAGCTCTCCAGCAAAGTGGCAGTCCGCTCGGGTGAATCCATCGTCATGGGCGGGTTGATACAGGAACGCAGCAGTACTGGAAAATCGGGAATTCCCATTCTGCATACCCTGCCGGTGGTGGGCGCGCTGTTTGGCAGTACGACCAACGATGGAGGGCGGACGGAATTGCTGGTCGTCATCACTCCCCGAGTGGTTCGTTCCGATATCGATGTGCGCGAAGTCAGCGAGGATCTGCGCGAACGGATGAAAGGGCTAGTCCCCGCCATGACCAATATGGATACCCTGAAAACGGCGCCAGCCCCTGCTCCCGCTCTGGCGCCCACAATTCCTTCTTCTCCTTGA